A stretch of Planococcus citri chromosome 5, ihPlaCitr1.1, whole genome shotgun sequence DNA encodes these proteins:
- the LOC135846720 gene encoding large ribosomal subunit protein uL14 → MSKRGRGGSAGAKFRISLGLPVGAVINCADNTGAKNLFVIAVHGVKGRLNRLPAAGCGDMFVATVKKGKPELRKKVMPAVVIRQRKPFRRKDGVFIYFEDNAGVIVNNKGEMKGSAITGPVAKECADLWPRIASNASSIA, encoded by the exons ATGTCAAAACGAG GACGTGGTGGCTCAGCCGGAGCTAAATTCAGAATTTCACTCGGTTTACCGGTCGGAGCAGTTATCAACTGTGCCGATAACACAGGAGCTAAAAATCTTTTCGTAATAGCCGTACATGGAGTAAAAGGACGTCTGAATCGATTACCCGCAGCAGGATGTGGAGATATGTTCGTAGCTACcgtaaaaaaaggaaaaccaGAATTACGTAAAAAAG tcaTGCCAGCGGTTGTAATTCGTCAACGTAAACCATTCCGCAGGAAGGacggtgtttttatttattttgaagatAATGCCGGAGTCATAGTTAATAACAAAGGAGAAATGAAAG GAAGCGCTATAACCGGACCAGTTGCTAAAGAATGCGCCGATCTGTGGCCTAGGATAGCATCGAACGCCAGCAGTATCGCgtaa